One window of the Onychostoma macrolepis isolate SWU-2019 chromosome 21, ASM1243209v1, whole genome shotgun sequence genome contains the following:
- the cert1b gene encoding LOW QUALITY PROTEIN: ceramide transfer protein (The sequence of the model RefSeq protein was modified relative to this genomic sequence to represent the inferred CDS: inserted 1 base in 1 codon), which produces MNSSPLPNGRLLPDSQSWNSSGSDEDLDVEPGPGPHGGIAEFGGVLSKWTNYIHGWQDRWVVLKNNTLSYYKSQDEREYGCRGSLCLSKAVITPHEFDECRLDISVNDSVWYLRAQDPEHRNQWIDSIEQHRAESGYGSESSLRRHGSMLSLTSATSGYSATSTSSFKKGHSLREKLAEMETFRDILCRQVDTLQKYFDGCADAVTKDELQRDKIVEDDEDGFPTTRSDGEFLHNNNGSKEKLFHCLSHKGINGIDFKGEAITFKATTAGILATLSHCIDLMVKREDSWQKRLDKEMEKRRRVEEAYKSALSELKKKSHFGGPDYEEGPNSLINEDEFFDAVEAALDRQDKIEEQSQCEKSRIQRSSSVPSGDVYSSVGSHRFAEKPPSRPSSPSSSAVAFTPSLYEHRFSAEVEEMVQNHMTYSLQDVGGDANWQLVVEEGEMKVYRREVEENGXVLDPLKATHSVKGVTGHEVCQYFWDTDVRNDWETTVENFNTVETLSDNAIIVYQTHKRVWPASQRDVLYLSSIRKIIANNENDPDTWLVCNFSVEHENAQPNNRCVRAKINIAMICQTLVSPPEGDKEISRDNILCKITYVANVNPGGWAPASVLRAVAKREYPKFLKRFTSYVQEKTAGKPILF; this is translated from the exons TAAG TGGACTAACTACATTCATGGATGGCAGGACCGCTGGGTTGTTCTGAAGAACAACACCTTGAGTTACTACAAATCCCAGGACGAGCGCGAGTATGGCTGCCGCGGTTCCCTCTGCCTCAGCAAGGCTGTCATCACA CCTCATGAGTTTGACGAGTGCCGGTTGGACATCAGCGTCAATGATAGCGTGTGGTATCTACGTGCTCAGGACCCAGAGCATCGCAACCAATGGATCGATTCCATCGAGCAACACAGG GCTGAGTCTGGTTATGGCTCCGAGTCCAGTTTGAGGAGACACGGCTCCATGCTGTCCCTCACATCAGCCACCAGTGGATACTCAGccacctccacctcctcctTTAAG AAGGGTCACAGTCTGCGGGAGAAGCTGGCAGAGATGGAGACGTTTCGAGACATCCTGTGCAGGCAGGTGGACACGCTGCAGAAATACTTTGACGGTTGCGCTGACGCCGTGACTAAAGACGAGCTCCAGAGAGACAAAA TCGTGGAGGACGATGAAGATGGTTTCCCTACCACTCGCTCCGATGGAGAATTCCTGCATAACAACAACGGTAGCAAGGAGAAAC TATTCCATTGTTTGAGTCATAAAGGCATTAATGGGATAGATTTTAAAGGAGAGGCCATCACGTTCAAGGCGACCACGGCGGGGATCTTGGCTACGCTTTCTCACTGCATCGACCTGATGGTGAAGAGAGAGGACAGCTGGCAGAAAAGACTGGATAAG GAGatggagaagaggaggagggTGGAGGAGGCGTATAAATCAGCCCTGTCCGAGCTGAAGAAGAAGTCTCATTTTGGAGGGCCTGATTACGAG GAGGGTCCAAACAGCCTGATCAATGAAGACGAGTTCTTTGACGCAGTGGAGGCCGCTCTGGACCGACAGGACAAAATAGAAGAACAG tcTCAGTGTGAGAAGAGCAGGATACAGAGGAGCAGTTCAGTGCCTTCGGGAGACGTCTACTCCAGTGTGGGCTCTCACCGATTCGCTGAGAAG CCCCCCTCTCGTCCTTCCTCTCCCTCATCTTCTGCTGTAGCCTTCACTCCTTCACTCTATGAGCACAGATTCAGTGCTGAG GTGGAGGAGATGGTTCAGAATCACATGACCTACTCGCTGCAGGACGTGGGTGGAGACGCTAACTGGCAGCTGGTGGTGGAAGAGGGAGAGATGAAG GTGTACCGGCGCGAGGTGGAGGAGAACG TCGTGCTGGACCCTCTGAAGGCCACACACAGTGTCAAAGGGGTCACAGGTCACGAGGTCTGCCAGTACTTCTGGGATACGGATGTTCGTAATGATTGGGAGA CTACTGTCGAAAACTTCAACACCGTGGAAACGCTGTCCGATAACGCCATCATTGTCTACCAGACTCATAAG AGAGTGTGGCCAGCATCCCAGAGAGACGTCTTGTACCTGTCTTCCATTCGTAAGATTATAGCCAATAATGAGAACGATCCAGACACATGGCTCGTCTGCAACTTCTCAGTCGAGCACGAGAATGCCCAG CCAAACAACAGATGCGTTCGTGCTAAAATCAACATTGCAATGATCTGCCAGACGCTGGTCAGTCCACCGGAGGGAGACAAAGAGATCAGCAGGGACAACATCCTGTGCAAAATCACATATGTGGCCAATG TGAATCCTGGCGGCTGGGCTCCTGCGTCTGTCCTGAGGGCCGTCGCAAAGAGAGAATATCCCAAGTTCCTCAAGCGCTTCACTTCCTATGTCCAGGAGAAAACTGCCGGAAAGCCCATCCTCTTCTGA